One window of the Geitlerinema sp. PCC 9228 genome contains the following:
- a CDS encoding SpoIIE family protein phosphatase has product MTSTAKNSIQETEKHLKEDNFFDIYDLSLNKYGEELCGDKVKYVKTEKTITIVLSDGLGSGVKANILASLTTEILINMLNAEVPLEEVIRTVIGTLPICQVRKIAYATFTVIQINNETNQFKVINFDNPSVFYFRKGKPVELDTKTEKILDRKVKIAEGFIGRGDFLAASSDGVIYAGLGGTMNFGWGWGNIAAYIERQLTQQQAHTAKTIVRSVMQETYSLYQGHIGDDASLVGVYVRQRNPLMVFTGPPLDKDQDRQYVERLLNFPGQKIICGGTTGNIVAKYMGETVEMDISTLRKELPPIGKLPQIDLVTEGILTISKAMELLRQSNCDVSRLPNDRNGAVLLATKILEADSILFLVGQQINEFYQNPLLPKNISIRRSLVEELVSLLRSRQKEVSVEYC; this is encoded by the coding sequence ATGACTTCTACCGCAAAAAATTCGATTCAAGAAACGGAAAAGCACCTAAAAGAAGATAATTTCTTCGATATTTACGATTTAAGTTTAAACAAATACGGTGAAGAGCTTTGTGGTGACAAGGTTAAATATGTAAAAACAGAAAAAACTATCACCATCGTCCTTTCCGATGGCTTGGGCAGTGGGGTCAAAGCTAACATTCTCGCCAGCTTGACCACAGAAATTTTGATTAACATGCTCAATGCTGAGGTGCCGTTGGAAGAAGTAATTCGTACGGTCATTGGGACGCTTCCGATTTGTCAGGTCCGCAAAATCGCCTATGCGACGTTTACAGTTATTCAAATTAACAACGAGACCAATCAGTTTAAAGTTATAAATTTTGATAACCCATCGGTTTTCTATTTTCGTAAGGGGAAACCGGTAGAGCTAGATACCAAAACGGAGAAAATTTTAGATAGAAAAGTGAAAATTGCTGAAGGTTTTATTGGGCGGGGCGATTTTTTGGCGGCTAGCAGCGATGGCGTAATTTACGCTGGCTTGGGAGGAACGATGAATTTTGGTTGGGGATGGGGAAATATTGCTGCCTATATCGAACGACAACTAACCCAGCAGCAAGCTCACACGGCAAAAACTATCGTGCGCAGCGTGATGCAGGAGACCTATTCCCTATATCAGGGTCACATTGGCGACGATGCTTCCCTGGTGGGAGTTTACGTTAGGCAGCGCAATCCGTTGATGGTGTTTACAGGGCCGCCTTTGGATAAAGACCAAGACCGCCAGTATGTGGAACGGCTGCTGAATTTCCCCGGTCAAAAAATAATTTGTGGGGGAACTACAGGGAATATTGTGGCGAAATACATGGGAGAAACGGTGGAGATGGATATTTCGACGTTGCGCAAGGAGTTGCCTCCCATTGGTAAGCTGCCGCAAATCGATTTGGTGACGGAGGGGATTTTAACCATTTCCAAGGCGATGGAATTGTTGCGCCAGTCGAACTGCGATGTTTCTCGGCTGCCGAACGATCGAAATGGGGCGGTTTTACTGGCGACGAAGATTTTGGAGGCGGATTCGATTTTGTTTTTGGTGGGGCAACAGATTAACGAATTCTATCAAAATCCTCTTTTGCCTAAGAATATTTCAATTCGTCGCAGTTTGGTGGAAGAGTTGGTATCCTTGTTGCGTTCCAGGCAGAAGGAAGTGTCGGTTGAGTATTGCTAG
- a CDS encoding hydrogenase maturation protease produces the protein MAQPDKILVVGYGNSLRSDDGAAHAVVSRLQQQELPQVQVLSVHQLTPELAETLSQVQRAIFVDVYMAHGETQLRVEPLPSQEQLAREARWKWIHQATPRSLLALTQFVYGSTPEAWWVLIPAVNLALGETTSATAQAGIDAATAYILQQIHQWQRDS, from the coding sequence ATGGCACAGCCAGACAAAATTTTGGTGGTGGGGTATGGCAATTCTTTGCGCAGCGACGATGGGGCGGCGCATGCGGTGGTTTCTCGGTTGCAGCAGCAAGAGCTGCCCCAGGTGCAAGTTTTGTCGGTACACCAACTGACCCCGGAATTGGCAGAAACGCTGTCGCAGGTGCAGCGGGCAATTTTTGTGGATGTATATATGGCCCATGGAGAAACTCAGTTACGGGTGGAACCCCTCCCCAGTCAAGAGCAGCTGGCAAGGGAGGCCCGCTGGAAGTGGATCCATCAAGCCACGCCGCGATCGCTTTTAGCCCTGACCCAATTTGTCTATGGTAGCACGCCCGAAGCTTGGTGGGTTTTGATTCCTGCGGTGAATTTGGCGTTAGGGGAGACGACTTCGGCAACCGCGCAAGCCGGCATTGATGCGGCGACAGCATATATTCTCCAGCAAATCCATCAGTGGCAAAGGGATAGCTAA